A section of the Schistosoma haematobium chromosome ZW, whole genome shotgun sequence genome encodes:
- the MPEG1_1 gene encoding macrophage expressed 1, variant 2 (EggNog:ENOG410V49U~COG:U): MNLIEMDQSEEPLDLRTGCSSSSQVLESYENKHEHYVKRRPTYLELEFGRFVRRLTHELLDPDLSITQQSQEHLTQIEEACKTSFPQFDSRQIRLKIRGQLKLYRRNLNKVNKNISTSGQSTLSLKVNTSISISSIYMVPLQSTVISSLASLPSTNHLIPSDKVVFQQQSNTSLSSNFNDRFNRSPVNSELINFIQQMSEEYKCEAKNKERSINTSKNDDNVQLFKFKDNLSTQSDIVGLVTAPDAFTGKPISSNSTSNSSMLNILYPVSGNTDSMISKMELNQINATSNTSVDNKNDNNINMINTEYVYLPNNSISNIPFIYPMSFTQPSLIYHLKHNESNPINSTCATDLSNTTKYLEPAVSNITTGIVSMSSTTTPLSVFSTPNTITSLLALSLRASASHLIQTARLYKMFIQPIQSISDNHQLSILNSQYINNIFHGTNHPPELEDLTNIPLNLEHKLSKTNLQPK, translated from the exons ATGAACTTG ATAGAAATGGATCAATCTGAAGAACCACTTGATTTAAGA ACTGGATGCAGCAGTTCGTCTCAGGTTTTGGAAAGCTATGAAAATAAACACGAGCATTATGTGAAACGGAGACCAACATATTTAGAATTAGAATTTGGG CGTTTTGTCCGAAGATTAACTCACGAGTTACTCGATCCTGATCTTTCAATTACTCAACAATCACAAGAACATTTAACTCAAATAGAAGAGGCTTGTAAAACCTCATTTCCTCAATTTGATTCACGTCAAATCAGATTAAAAATACGTGGCCAGCTGAAACTGTATAGACGTAATTTGAACAAAGTGAATAAGAATATATCAACATCTGGTCAATCCACTCTATCCCTAAAAGTAAATACCAGTATATCAATAAGTTCTATATACATGGTACCATTACAGTCAACTGTTATTTCTTCTTTAGCATCTCTTCCATCGACTAATCATTTAATTCCAAGTGACAAAGTAgtttttcaacaacaatcaaataCATCACTTTCATCAAATTTCAATGACCGATTCAATAGAAGTCCTGTTAACTCTGAATTAATTAACTTCATTCAACAAATGAGTGAAGAATATAAGTGTGAAGCGAAAAATAAGGAGAGATCAATAAATACATCCAAAAATGATGATAATGTTCAGCTGTTTAAATTTAAAGACAATTTATCTACCCAAAGTGATATAGTTGGGCTAGTTACAGCACCAGATGCCTTCACAGGAAAG ccAATATCATCTAACTCGACATCGAACTCAAGCATGTTAAACATACTGTATCCAGTTTCAGGGAATACAGATAGTATGATATCCAAAATGGAACTTAATCAAATAAACGCAACATCCAACACTTCTGtagataataaaaatgataataatataaatatgataaacACTGAATATGTCTATTTACCAAATAATTCTATCTCAAATATTCCTTTTATTTATCCAATGTCGTTTACTCAACCATCATTAATCtatcatttaaaacataatGAATCGAATCCAATCAATTCAACT TGTGCAACTGATTTGTCAAATACAACAAAATATTTAGAGCCAGCAGTTTCAAATATTACAACTGGTATAGTATCCATGTCGTCTACAACTACACCATTGTCAGTCTTCTCAACACCAAATACTATTACCAGTCTGTTAGCTTTATCTCTACGTGCAAGTGCAAGTCATCTTATCCAAACTGCCAGATTATATAAAATGTTCATTCAACCTATTCAAAGCATCAGTGATAATCACCAGTTAAGCATTTTAAATtctcaatatataaataatatatttcatgGTACTAATCATCCACCAGAACTAGAAGACTTAACGAATATCCCATTAAATCTTGAACATAAACTATCCAAAACCAATTTACAACCGAAATAA
- the MPEG1_1 gene encoding macrophage expressed 1 (EggNog:ENOG410V49U~COG:U) translates to MIEMDQSEEPLDLRTGCSSSSQVLESYENKHEHYVKRRPTYLELEFGRFVRRLTHELLDPDLSITQQSQEHLTQIEEACKTSFPQFDSRQIRLKIRGQLKLYRRNLNKVNKNISTSGQSTLSLKSTVISSLASLPSTNHLIPSDKVVFQQQSNTSLSSNFNDRFNRSPVNSELINFIQQMSEEYKCEAKNKERSINTSKNDDNVQLFKFKDNLSTQSDIVGLVTAPDAFTGKPISSNSTSNSSMLNILYPVSGNTDSMISKMELNQINATSNTSVDNKNDNNINMINTEYVYLPNNSISNIPFIYPMSFTQPSLIYHLKHNESNPINSTCATDLSNTTKYLEPAVSNITTGIVSMSSTTTPLSVFSTPNTITSLLALSLRASASHLIQTARLYKMFIQPIQSISDNHQLSILNSQYINNIFHGTNHPPELEDLTNIPLNLEHKLSKTNLQPK, encoded by the exons ATG ATAGAAATGGATCAATCTGAAGAACCACTTGATTTAAGA ACTGGATGCAGCAGTTCGTCTCAGGTTTTGGAAAGCTATGAAAATAAACACGAGCATTATGTGAAACGGAGACCAACATATTTAGAATTAGAATTTGGG CGTTTTGTCCGAAGATTAACTCACGAGTTACTCGATCCTGATCTTTCAATTACTCAACAATCACAAGAACATTTAACTCAAATAGAAGAGGCTTGTAAAACCTCATTTCCTCAATTTGATTCACGTCAAATCAGATTAAAAATACGTGGCCAGCTGAAACTGTATAGACGTAATTTGAACAAAGTGAATAAGAATATATCAACATCTGGTCAATCCACTCTATCCCTAAAA TCAACTGTTATTTCTTCTTTAGCATCTCTTCCATCGACTAATCATTTAATTCCAAGTGACAAAGTAgtttttcaacaacaatcaaataCATCACTTTCATCAAATTTCAATGACCGATTCAATAGAAGTCCTGTTAACTCTGAATTAATTAACTTCATTCAACAAATGAGTGAAGAATATAAGTGTGAAGCGAAAAATAAGGAGAGATCAATAAATACATCCAAAAATGATGATAATGTTCAGCTGTTTAAATTTAAAGACAATTTATCTACCCAAAGTGATATAGTTGGGCTAGTTACAGCACCAGATGCCTTCACAGGAAAG ccAATATCATCTAACTCGACATCGAACTCAAGCATGTTAAACATACTGTATCCAGTTTCAGGGAATACAGATAGTATGATATCCAAAATGGAACTTAATCAAATAAACGCAACATCCAACACTTCTGtagataataaaaatgataataatataaatatgataaacACTGAATATGTCTATTTACCAAATAATTCTATCTCAAATATTCCTTTTATTTATCCAATGTCGTTTACTCAACCATCATTAATCtatcatttaaaacataatGAATCGAATCCAATCAATTCAACT TGTGCAACTGATTTGTCAAATACAACAAAATATTTAGAGCCAGCAGTTTCAAATATTACAACTGGTATAGTATCCATGTCGTCTACAACTACACCATTGTCAGTCTTCTCAACACCAAATACTATTACCAGTCTGTTAGCTTTATCTCTACGTGCAAGTGCAAGTCATCTTATCCAAACTGCCAGATTATATAAAATGTTCATTCAACCTATTCAAAGCATCAGTGATAATCACCAGTTAAGCATTTTAAATtctcaatatataaataatatatttcatgGTACTAATCATCCACCAGAACTAGAAGACTTAACGAATATCCCATTAAATCTTGAACATAAACTATCCAAAACCAATTTACAACCGAAATAA